In the Euphorbia lathyris chromosome 5, ddEupLath1.1, whole genome shotgun sequence genome, one interval contains:
- the LOC136228666 gene encoding fasciclin-like arabinogalactan protein 6, whose translation MSTTTTLLPLTALLLLFLHHTTAQTPTPTAPAPAPPGPINLTGILDKNGQFTTFIRLLTSTQVATQINNQLNSSTEGMTVFAPTDNAFNNLKAGTLNGLSIQQQVQVVLYHVLPKFYTLSNLLLVSNPVRTQATGQDGGVFGLNFTGQGNQVNVSSGVVETQINNALRQDFPLAVYQLDKVLLPEELFGVKAPSAAPAPPAKSSPGGTKNTTVVAASQPSTPDGSAGTRVKNVGFGFVIGGLICMGLIF comes from the coding sequence ATGTCCACCACCACCACTCTTCTCCCTCTCACCgccctcctcctcctcttcctccacCACACCACAGCCCAAACCCCCACCCCCACCGCCCCCGCGCCAGCCCCTCCCGGACCAATCAACCTCACCGGAATCCTCGACAAAAACGGCCAATTCACCACATTCATCCGCCTCCTAACATCAACACAAGTCGCCACTCAAATCAACAACCAACTCAACAGCTCCACCGAGGGCATGACCGTCTTCGCTCCGACCGATAACGCCTTCAACAACCTTAAAGCCGGAACCCTAAACGGCCTGAGCATCCAACAACAAGTTCAAGTTGTTCTCTACCATGTCTTGCCTAAGTTCTACACTTTGAGTAATCTTTTGTTGGTGAGTAATCCGGTTAGGACACAGGCTACTGGTCAAGACGGCGGCGTTTTTGGCCTGAATTTTACTGGGCAAGGGAATCAAGTTAATGTGTCTAGTGGTGTTGTTGAAACTCAGATTAATAATGCTTTGAGACAAGATTTTCCTTTGGCTGTTTATCAATTGGATAAGGTTTTGTTGCCGGAGGAATTGTTTGGTGTTAAAGCTCCGTCGGCTGCTCCTGCGCCGCCGGCGAAAAGTTCACCTGGTGGGACGAAAAATACCACTGTGGTGGCGGCTTCTCAGCCGTCGACACCCGATGGGTCGGCTGGTACAAGGGTTAAGAATGTGGGTTTTGGGTTTGTAATCGGAGGTTTGATTTGTATGGGTTTGATCTTTTGA